Proteins from a single region of Dictyostelium discoideum AX4 chromosome 5 chromosome, whole genome shotgun sequence:
- the gacD gene encoding RhoGAP domain-containing protein — MSNPSKLSISPPNTFQHVGGSNLHVNKPPALQSPPRSPPLQHTTAQNNLAKSTSASNIAGIANQTTPSSSGSSSGSSSLNSIGSLTKSTSNSNLNINHYSSGNATMGASLQSTNTGNTITQSSSPPSSSSSTNNNNNVLPLPNKILHHPSPKKTTKSTIISGKLKRFFKSRPSRDSLYEKHILSAPFSSATLSFINIFKIITALKKTNAIETEGLFRVNGNAESVRSLWLMLNNVQEAIPVDGNSSAHDLAGLLKLYLRESKFPLVPLELFTSPAVPATIDEARVFVEEKLPTENVRVLSYLIEYLEQVSLKSSINKMNPIGLGVCFAPNILRSVNTNPSNPQFQVHMTNIQSHCNFITLLIENRLKIFKDSALSPVQGSNDDEILENLIIQSPDDELFDEQHQHEQELIDSSHEHHHSINNGDNNNNVDTSNVNGGSGDENNQSNVINDTALYDEFISLLTDESLGSSQKSVIIQRMTTLFQTDGDRFKSFLRDMQIDGIISLLEYILTLDEN, encoded by the coding sequence atgtcAAATCCAAGTAAACTTTCAATTAGTCCACCAAATACATTTCAACATGTTGGTGGATCAAATTTACATGTAAATAAACCACCAGCATTACAATCACCACCTAGATCACCACCATTACAACATACTACAGCACAAAATAATTTAGCAAAATCAACATCAGCAAGTAATATAGCAGGTATAGCGAATCAAAccacaccatcatcatcaggaTCTTCATCAGGttcttcatcattaaataGTATTGGATCATTAACTaaatcaacatcaaatagtaatttaaatataaatcattatAGTAGTGGAAATGCAACAATGGGTGCAAGTTTACAATCTACAAATACAGGTAATACAATAACgcaatcatcatcaccaccatcatcatcctcttcaactaataataataacaatgtattaccattaccaaataaaatattacatCATCCATCACCAAAGAAAActacaaaatcaacaattatatCAGGTAAATTAAAGAGATTCTTTAAATCACGACCAAGTAGGGATTCACTTTATGAGAAACATATATTGTCAGCACCATTTTCATCGGcaacattatcatttataaatatatttaagaTCATTACAGCATTAAAGAAAACCAATGCTATAGAGACTGAAGGATTATTTAGAGTGAATGGTAATGCTGAATCTGTACGTTCACTTTGGTTAATGTTAAATAATGTTCAAGAGGCAATACCAGTTGATGGGAATTCATCAGCTCATGATTTAGCTGGTCTATTGAAATTGTATCTTAGAGAGTCAAAATTCCCTCTCGTCCCATTGGAACTATTCACAAGTCCAGCTGTGCCCGCTACAATCGATGAAGCTAGAGTATTTGTTGAAGAGAAGTTACCAACTGAGAATGTTCGTGTTCTATCCTACCTCATTGAATATTTGGAGCAGGTTTCTTTGAAATCTTCAATCAATAAAATGAATCCCATTGGATTGGGTGTTTGTTTTGCACCAAATATCTTACGTTCAGTTAATACCAATCCTTCAAATCCACAATTTCAAGTTCACATGACAAACATTCAATCCCATTGTAATTTCATAACACTACTCATTGAAAATCGTTTGAAAATCTTTAAAGATTCTGCATTATCACCCGTTCAAGgttcaaatgatgatgaaattttagagaatttaataattcaatcacctgatgatgaattatttgatgaacaacatcaacatgaacaagaattaattgattcttcaCATGAACATCATCATTCAATTAacaatggtgataataataataatgttgataCAAGTAATGTtaatggtggtagtggtgatgaaaataatcaatcaaatgTTATAAATGATACAGCACTCTATGATGAATTCATTAGTTTACTCACTGATGAAAGTTTAGGTTCATCTCAAAAGTCTGTAATCATTCAAAGAATGACAACTTTATTCCAAACTGATGGTGATCGTTTCAAATCTTTCCTTAGAGATATGCAAATTGATGGTATTATCTCTTTATTAGAATATATATTAACACttgatgaaaattaa